One genomic region from Phycodurus eques isolate BA_2022a chromosome 16, UOR_Pequ_1.1, whole genome shotgun sequence encodes:
- the pigq gene encoding phosphatidylinositol N-acetylglucosaminyltransferase subunit Q isoform X1 — protein MVLKVFFPQCCNLAASGLLVGRWIPHHNSAVVLAVIHYPFIPSHVKRYIQQMAAQSHVDLSVLGSWSLPQDGEEGMDSFLRDLSTMFPRQRWLQISRRLGQKGFTCRLLGCTRPPKEVTNSEEEKVDEEEKVIFVHYEQRKVMLSQLHPVQNGVPQSRDDTLSELRQVFHTVSSSGPLFFLDKYDDGPLKSTHWQSEGREGSIVVEILKQASVPVCVVLSRILAVWTWICSMQVFGVFPLPFLWSKLSSCVQLSYRSQHLKTLSSQKTADNRTQFFRKANVFVSFLVDIGLGLLLASWLYTDNNISMIANMLVPAADHVAKELVELLQWLMGAPAGLKMNRALDQVLGRFFLYHIHLWINYVHLLSPFMESILWYGGLSACLGLTFALSLLSDMVALLTFHIYCFYVYGARLYCLKIYGLSSLWRLFRGKKWNVLRQRVDSCSYDLDQLFIGTLLFTILLFLLPTTALYYLVFTLLRLVIVLFQGIIHLSVDFINSFPLFAIGLRVCRPYRLAEGVRFRVLSEEPGSALHLLMEINPLKSSAVVHTYRTPTYSCYPKDSWGALVKKLFVGELIYPWTYKSAKGHAAKAE, from the exons ATGGTTCTGAAGGTGTTCTTCCCTCAATGCTGCAACCTCGCAGCCAGCGGCCTGCTGGTGGGACGATGGATCCCCCATCACAACTCGGCCGTGGTGCTGGCCGTCATCCACTACCCGTTCATACCCAGCCACGTCAAACGCTACATACAACAG ATGGCGGCTCAGAGCCACGTGGATCTGTCCGTGTTGGGCTCATGGAGTCTGCCCCAGGATGGCGAGGAGGGCATGGACAGCTTTCTGAGGGACCTGAGCACCATGTTCCCCAGGCAGCGCTGGCTGCAGATCAGCCGCCGCCTGGGCCAGAAAGGCTTCACCTGCCGCCTGCTCGGATGCACTCGGCCACCAAAGGAGGTGACGAACAGTGAGGAAGAGAAGGTGGATGAAGAGGAGAAGGTGATCTTTGTCCACTACGAGCAGAGGAAGGTGATGTTGTCGCAGCTTCATCCCGTCCAGAACGGCGTCCCACAGTCCCGAGATGATACACTGTCCGAGTTGAGACAG GTGTTTCACACGGTGTCGAGCAGCGGTCCCCTGTTCTTCCTGGACAAGTACGACGATGGTCCTTTGAAGTCCACCCACTGGCAGTCCGAGGGTCGTGAAGGCAGCATCGTCGTCGAGATCCTGAAACAGGCCTCTGTGCCTGTCTGCGTGGTCCTCAGCCGGATCCTGGCCGTGTGGACCTGGATCTGCAGCATGCA GGTCTTTGGTGTTTTCCCACTGCCCTTCCTCTGGTCCAAGTTGTCATCCTGTGTGCAGCTGAGCTACAGGAGCCAACACCTCAAGACACTTAGTTCGCAAAAAACTGCCGACAATCGCACGCAATTCTTCAG AAAGGCCAACGTGTTTGTGTCGTTCCTGGTGGACATCGGTCTGGGTCTGTTGCTGGCCTCCTGGCTCTACACAGATAACAATATTAGCATGATTGCTAACATGCTAGTGCCTGCTGCTGAT CATGTTGCTAAGGAGCTGGTGGAGCTGCTCCAGTGGCTAATGGGTGCCCCAGCTGGGCTGAAGATGAACCGGGCCCTGGACCAGGTGCTGGGCCGCTTCTTCCTCTATCACATCCACCTGTGGATCA ATTACGTGCACCTGCTCTCTCCATTCATGGAGTCCATCCTGTGGTACGGCGGCCTGTCGGCATGCCTCGGTTTGACCTTTGCGCTGTCTTTGCTGTCCGACATGGTGGCGCTGCTCACCTTCCACATCTACTGCTTCTACGTCTACGGAGCCAG ACTGTATTGCCTGAAGATCTACGGCCTCTCTTCGCTGTGGAGGCTCTTTAGGGGCAAGAAGTGGAACGTCCTGAGGCAAAGAGTCGACTCCTGTTCCTATGACCTGGACCAG CTCTTCATTGGTACGCTGCTGTTTACCATCCTGCTCTTCCTGCTGCCCACCACAGCACTCTACTACTTGGTCTTCacactg TTGCGTCTTGTGATCGTGCTGTTCCAGGGCATCATCCACCTCAGTGTAGATTTCATCAACTCCTTTCCGCTCTTTGCCATCGGACTTCGCGTGTGTCGTCCGTACAGACTCGCAG AGGGTGTGAGGTTCAGGGTGCTCAGTGAAGAGCCGGGATCTGCTCTTCACTTGCTCATGGAG ATTAACCCGCTGAAGAGCAGTGCGGTGGTTCACACGTACCGCACGCCCACCTACAGCTGCTACCCCAAAGACTCGTGGGGCGCCCTGGTCAAGAAGCTCTTTGTCGGAGAGCTCATCTACCCATGGACGTACAAGAGCGCCAAGGGCCACGCCGCCAAGGCCGAGTGA
- the pigq gene encoding phosphatidylinositol N-acetylglucosaminyltransferase subunit Q isoform X2, with translation MAAQSHVDLSVLGSWSLPQDGEEGMDSFLRDLSTMFPRQRWLQISRRLGQKGFTCRLLGCTRPPKEVTNSEEEKVDEEEKVIFVHYEQRKVMLSQLHPVQNGVPQSRDDTLSELRQVFHTVSSSGPLFFLDKYDDGPLKSTHWQSEGREGSIVVEILKQASVPVCVVLSRILAVWTWICSMQVFGVFPLPFLWSKLSSCVQLSYRSQHLKTLSSQKTADNRTQFFRKANVFVSFLVDIGLGLLLASWLYTDNNISMIANMLVPAADHVAKELVELLQWLMGAPAGLKMNRALDQVLGRFFLYHIHLWINYVHLLSPFMESILWYGGLSACLGLTFALSLLSDMVALLTFHIYCFYVYGARLYCLKIYGLSSLWRLFRGKKWNVLRQRVDSCSYDLDQLFIGTLLFTILLFLLPTTALYYLVFTLLRLVIVLFQGIIHLSVDFINSFPLFAIGLRVCRPYRLAEGVRFRVLSEEPGSALHLLMEINPLKSSAVVHTYRTPTYSCYPKDSWGALVKKLFVGELIYPWTYKSAKGHAAKAE, from the exons ATGGCGGCTCAGAGCCACGTGGATCTGTCCGTGTTGGGCTCATGGAGTCTGCCCCAGGATGGCGAGGAGGGCATGGACAGCTTTCTGAGGGACCTGAGCACCATGTTCCCCAGGCAGCGCTGGCTGCAGATCAGCCGCCGCCTGGGCCAGAAAGGCTTCACCTGCCGCCTGCTCGGATGCACTCGGCCACCAAAGGAGGTGACGAACAGTGAGGAAGAGAAGGTGGATGAAGAGGAGAAGGTGATCTTTGTCCACTACGAGCAGAGGAAGGTGATGTTGTCGCAGCTTCATCCCGTCCAGAACGGCGTCCCACAGTCCCGAGATGATACACTGTCCGAGTTGAGACAG GTGTTTCACACGGTGTCGAGCAGCGGTCCCCTGTTCTTCCTGGACAAGTACGACGATGGTCCTTTGAAGTCCACCCACTGGCAGTCCGAGGGTCGTGAAGGCAGCATCGTCGTCGAGATCCTGAAACAGGCCTCTGTGCCTGTCTGCGTGGTCCTCAGCCGGATCCTGGCCGTGTGGACCTGGATCTGCAGCATGCA GGTCTTTGGTGTTTTCCCACTGCCCTTCCTCTGGTCCAAGTTGTCATCCTGTGTGCAGCTGAGCTACAGGAGCCAACACCTCAAGACACTTAGTTCGCAAAAAACTGCCGACAATCGCACGCAATTCTTCAG AAAGGCCAACGTGTTTGTGTCGTTCCTGGTGGACATCGGTCTGGGTCTGTTGCTGGCCTCCTGGCTCTACACAGATAACAATATTAGCATGATTGCTAACATGCTAGTGCCTGCTGCTGAT CATGTTGCTAAGGAGCTGGTGGAGCTGCTCCAGTGGCTAATGGGTGCCCCAGCTGGGCTGAAGATGAACCGGGCCCTGGACCAGGTGCTGGGCCGCTTCTTCCTCTATCACATCCACCTGTGGATCA ATTACGTGCACCTGCTCTCTCCATTCATGGAGTCCATCCTGTGGTACGGCGGCCTGTCGGCATGCCTCGGTTTGACCTTTGCGCTGTCTTTGCTGTCCGACATGGTGGCGCTGCTCACCTTCCACATCTACTGCTTCTACGTCTACGGAGCCAG ACTGTATTGCCTGAAGATCTACGGCCTCTCTTCGCTGTGGAGGCTCTTTAGGGGCAAGAAGTGGAACGTCCTGAGGCAAAGAGTCGACTCCTGTTCCTATGACCTGGACCAG CTCTTCATTGGTACGCTGCTGTTTACCATCCTGCTCTTCCTGCTGCCCACCACAGCACTCTACTACTTGGTCTTCacactg TTGCGTCTTGTGATCGTGCTGTTCCAGGGCATCATCCACCTCAGTGTAGATTTCATCAACTCCTTTCCGCTCTTTGCCATCGGACTTCGCGTGTGTCGTCCGTACAGACTCGCAG AGGGTGTGAGGTTCAGGGTGCTCAGTGAAGAGCCGGGATCTGCTCTTCACTTGCTCATGGAG ATTAACCCGCTGAAGAGCAGTGCGGTGGTTCACACGTACCGCACGCCCACCTACAGCTGCTACCCCAAAGACTCGTGGGGCGCCCTGGTCAAGAAGCTCTTTGTCGGAGAGCTCATCTACCCATGGACGTACAAGAGCGCCAAGGGCCACGCCGCCAAGGCCGAGTGA